One region of Juglans regia cultivar Chandler chromosome 4, Walnut 2.0, whole genome shotgun sequence genomic DNA includes:
- the LOC118348144 gene encoding uncharacterized protein LOC118348144, with the protein MVDLGDGKKSTAISVRGEVLRKASVEEFYRAETWDVSCLERGFQEFSDDKVLLTGFYGFPDTTHRRDSWKLLRLLKPSVEMAWLCYGDFNELMHHHAKQGGARRPYKQMEEFRSNVDYFGLSDLGFEGNKYTWCNKREGPHFTKERLDRALVLQRGSHILKSQKYLGHCKEALMKWSRTTLRQYRKETQIKLQHLANLQESNTGSSVEIIKEVKLEIDKFLEEDNVKWKQRAKQACLEEGDRNSKVLSQMC; encoded by the exons ATGGTGGACCTGGGTGATGGAAAGAAATCGACAGCAATTTCTGTGCGAGGTGAAGTACTGAGGAAGGCCTCTGTTGAGGAGTTTTACAGGGCTGAGACGTGGGATGTGTCGTGTTTAGAAAGAGGTTTc CAAGAGTTTAGTGATGATAAAGTATTGTTGACTGGTTTTTATGGTTTTCCAGATACAACCCATAGAAGGGATAGTTGGAAGCTGTTGAGGTTATTGAAACCAAGTGTTGAGATGGCTTGGCTTTGttatggtgattttaatgagctCATGCATCACCATGCGAAACAAGGGGGAGCTAGGAGACCATATAAACAGATGGAAGAGTTTAGAAGCAATGTGGACTACTTTGGCCTGAGTGATTTGGGGTTTGAAGGCAACAAGTATACTTGGTGTAATAAAAGAGAGGGGCCTCACTTCACCAAAGAGAGATTAGACCGTGCCTTG GTGCTGCAAAGAGGGTCTCATATATTGAAGTCTCAAAAATATCTTGGACATTGTAAAGAAGCTCTAATGAAGTGGAGTAGAACCACCCTTAGACAATACAGAAAAGAAACTCAAATTAAGTTGCAACACCTGGCTAATTTGCAAGAGTCCAATACAGGTTCTAGTGTTGAGATTATTAAGGAAGTAAAGTTGGAAATTGACAAGTTTCTTGAAGAGGATAATGTTAAatggaagcaaagggcaaagCAAGCTTGCCTCGAAGAGGGAGATAGAAACTCAAAAGTACTTTCACAGATGTGCTAA